GAgggataaatgaaaaaaaaaaaaaaatatcatcgGGAAGCTTGTCACTCATTTTGCAGAATCTGAAGTACGAATTCTTGCCAAAATAATGTTAATATTGATCAGATGATATAATATTACAAGTGGTACTAAGAAACCGCTATAAAGCAACAGCGACATCAACTTTTATATCAACGCTAGTTTCCTTTTTATATAATGTAACCAGGCAAATATAATAGGGATACAAGCACAACACGAAGCATCTGTACTTACCAAAAACAAGCAGATCAAACTTCAGTTgatggaaatcgatttgtactGTTGGACCGTGGAGGTGATAGCCTGTTCAACAGGTAGCCTCTCCACGCTTGACGCCCCATAAAACCCATGAACTCCCTTGGTGCTCTTTAGTATAAATTCTGCCTCTCTTGGACCCGAGATTGGACCTGCAAATTGCACCAAACGATCTTCATGTTCATTAATATGATAAAAAGAAAACTTGGTAACAAGAAATGAAAAGCTCATGAGCACATACCACCATGGCAAAGCACAATGGCGTTGGCATTGATCCTACTTGCAGCATCTGCAATATTTTGTACACGAACTACACTTTCATCCAGTGAAACAGCCGTCTTTGCCCCTATAGAGCCGGATGTCGTGAGTCCCATATGAGCCACAATGATATCAGCACCAGCTTTTGCCATTTGCACAGCTTCATCTTGATTGAAGGCATATGGGGTTGTCAAGAGCCCCATCTTATGTGCTTTTTCGATCATCTCAACCTCCAATCTAATCATTCCATTAAGAAAAAGTTAATGTGCAGAATgcaataaattataatattagtctttaaaaaaaaaaaaaaaatatccccacttagtgggaaaaggctttgttgttgttgtagtcttttaaaaaaaatctctgTTTAATACCTACCGGTATCCCATTCCAGTTTCTTCAAGATTTTGTCTAAAATTACCATCAAAGAGTCCAACTGTTGGAAAATTTTGAACCCCAGAGAATCCAATTGACTCCACCTGCCTTAAAAAGAAATCCATTTGGCGAAAAGGATCGGTGCCACACACCCCAGCAAGAACAGGTACCTTCTTCACCACCTATCATTATCATCAGCTCCACATCAGCAAAAAGTGTTTTAAAAGGTACATAGGAACGGGTAAGGTATTGCACTACTAATTTGACTTGTCAGTCTTTCAGTAAAGAACTGGAGATCTCTTATAAAGTTTTATACTACAGAGCGGTTGAAACTTACTGGCAAAACTTCATTGGCCATGTCAAGTACTACAGCATTTGCATCAGCAAACGGCAATAAGCCTGCCAATGAACCTCTCCCTGCCATGCGAAAGCGCCCTGAATTGTACACCACTATCAGATCAACACCACCAGCTTCCTCAAACTTTGCAGATATGCCTGTCCCTGCACCAGCCCCTATAATTGGAATTCCTCTATTTATTTGATCTTTGAGTTGCTGCAACACCACCCTAGTTCTTTGTAGAGTTTCTGTCACAGAAGTAATGCGTTACTGGTTAGATCTGAATCCAATAATGACATAAAACAAATCTGCGGCTCTATTCATTGAGAAAAGTTGCTTTAATATTCAATAATTAAATCCTTCTCCAAATCATTCAATGTAATTGAATTCCTATTAATATGATTCTAATTTACTCTAAGAAAATGAACACAGTTCAAACTACAACCTGGTCTTGCATCTGGGAAATCACTCAGGTTACGTGGAACGGTCTCGGAGCTTGACAAATTTATCTTCGAAACAGAACTTTCGTGAACTTGTTGGTTTGATTCATGAACTTCCGGTGGAGTAGACTGGATAGAACTCTTTGTACTAATCTCTAAAAATGAGTCAACCAATGCATTTGCAAACTCAGGATCATTTATATGATGAGCGTACACCCTTACCTATTAAAAACATGCACTATTTTCAATAGTAATGTTGGTCTTGGGCATGAAACCAAAGCAACTAGAGAAGGTTCGAGCATTGAAATAAATACACCATTGAATGGGAAATAATTGTACCTTCCGATCTTCATTTGTCTGGACCAGCCTCTGTAGTTCACTAATCAGAGAAGCAGTGACCTCCGGATCACGGAAAGGCTGCCCCAGTGCATCCAAAGCAGAGATACCCTTTTGCGGTAGGCAAACAACCACCTTTGATGATGATTTGTTCAACTTATCTGCTATAAAACCAGCAAATTTCTTGTTCTCATCTACAGTGGTTCTCATCAGTGAAACCTGAAAATGACGAGTATTGTTTCCATGTTATCCACACACAGACAACGCTTTTGAGCGTCATATTATGTTTAGAGACTTATCAGTTATTACCTGCTTATTATGTTCATGAATCTTTCTGTGTTGAAAATTGGATGGTATGGTATCCTTAGCTCCAAAATTTACCATATCCAAAGCTCCAACACTCAGTACTAAAGGAATCTTTTTCTCTATGATGGCATCAAAGCGGGAAGCATCGCAAGCCATGACACCCCCTACCACATGGTCTGCAACCTCTGTTGTTGTGATATCCAAAACCCCCTAAGTAAAACAAGGAAACCTtccaaataaacaaaacttACGCAAAAAGACTAACGCAATACTAAggttaaatgaaatgaaattacataaaggtTTGAACTTGGCACGTAGCAAACTGCAGCGGAAACAAAACAATGCATGTACCTGTCGGTAGTTAAATGAGATGAAATTGTATTATATTAATAAGAAAGAGTAGGCCTACGCTTCGAAATGAGCTCTGAAATACCTACATTTT
Above is a window of Malus sylvestris chromosome 15, drMalSylv7.2, whole genome shotgun sequence DNA encoding:
- the LOC126604772 gene encoding toMV susceptible protein tm-1(GCR26) translates to MPAGNKNSRVFCIGTVDTKLDELRFLAESVRSHLNAFSTASSLKVKVSVVDVSASRTETDTNPTDFEFVSRKEILSHSSEASADQIPEDRGEAVAVMSKALENFLSKAQNDGVLAGAVGLGGSGGTALISSALRSLPIGVPKLILSTVASGRTDHYVGTSDLVLYPSIVDVCGINSVSRVVLSNAAAAFCGMVVGGVGRGGDSGGGGGGVEKPTVGLTMFGVTTQCVNGVKEGLEKHGYETLVFHATGVGGRAMESLVRDGFIKGVLDITTTEVADHVVGGVMACDASRFDAIIEKKIPLVLSVGALDMVNFGAKDTIPSNFQHRKIHEHNKQVSLMRTTVDENKKFAGFIADKLNKSSSKVVVCLPQKGISALDALGQPFRDPEVTASLISELQRLVQTNEDRKVRVYAHHINDPEFANALVDSFLEISTKSSIQSTPPEVHESNQQVHESSVSKINLSSSETVPRNLSDFPDARPETLQRTRVVLQQLKDQINRGIPIIGAGAGTGISAKFEEAGGVDLIVVYNSGRFRMAGRGSLAGLLPFADANAVVLDMANEVLPVVKKVPVLAGVCGTDPFRQMDFFLRQVESIGFSGVQNFPTVGLFDGNFRQNLEETGMGYRLEVEMIEKAHKMGLLTTPYAFNQDEAVQMAKAGADIIVAHMGLTTSGSIGAKTAVSLDESVVRVQNIADAASRINANAIVLCHGGPISGPREAEFILKSTKGVHGFYGASSVERLPVEQAITSTVQQYKSISIN